A portion of the Marinobacter alexandrii genome contains these proteins:
- a CDS encoding patatin-like phospholipase family protein → MERILMDNAELNILVLDGGGSKGVYTLGVLKELELKLGSPLCEHFGLIFGTSTGSIIAALIGLGYHIKKIEELYLTLIPEIMGKSSRTGKSEAMEEQAKKVFGDKKFDSFKTNIGIVALNFETQMPLIFKTNIDQAHAMKQSFKSGFDRTIETAVRCSSAAYPFFNKMKINTDNHGEIEVVDGGFIANNSTLYSMVDAYKALGYKESNIHLLNVGVGQYIEKSSGLRSKILKKFGFFQFIERVLTANTNSNTLVAKLLFPELDMLRISDSFPEPQHGTNMFEADLKKLNKMIQLGRSSYAKYEKDIIKLLRL, encoded by the coding sequence TTGGAACGAATACTAATGGATAACGCTGAACTTAACATATTAGTTTTAGATGGTGGCGGCTCAAAAGGGGTCTATACTCTCGGTGTTTTAAAAGAGCTTGAATTAAAATTAGGCAGCCCTCTCTGTGAGCATTTTGGATTGATTTTTGGGACAAGCACAGGTTCAATTATTGCCGCTTTAATTGGGCTGGGATACCACATTAAAAAGATTGAAGAGCTCTACCTGACACTCATTCCAGAAATAATGGGAAAAAGCTCAAGGACAGGAAAAAGTGAAGCCATGGAAGAACAAGCCAAAAAGGTGTTTGGCGACAAAAAATTTGACTCTTTCAAAACGAATATTGGAATTGTAGCATTGAATTTTGAGACACAAATGCCCTTAATTTTCAAGACTAATATTGATCAGGCCCATGCCATGAAACAATCCTTCAAATCGGGGTTTGACCGCACCATAGAAACAGCTGTAAGATGCTCGTCTGCTGCTTATCCTTTTTTCAATAAAATGAAAATTAACACAGATAACCATGGAGAGATTGAAGTTGTTGATGGAGGATTTATTGCTAATAACTCTACACTCTATTCTATGGTCGATGCATACAAGGCTTTAGGATATAAAGAATCAAACATTCATCTTTTAAATGTTGGTGTTGGTCAGTACATAGAAAAGTCTTCAGGCCTTCGTTCTAAAATCTTAAAGAAGTTTGGCTTCTTTCAATTTATTGAACGAGTGCTAACCGCAAACACCAACAGTAATACACTTGTGGCCAAATTGCTCTTTCCTGAACTAGATATGCTAAGAATCAGTGACTCCTTTCCTGAACCACAGCATGGTACCAATATGTTTGAAGCAGATTTAAAGAAACTGAACAAAATGATTCAGCTAGGTCGATCTTCATACGCCAAGTATGAAAAAGATATAATTAAACTTTTAAGATTATAA